A region of Myxococcus stipitatus DSM 14675 DNA encodes the following proteins:
- a CDS encoding GAF domain-containing protein, with translation MKVPESNLAAAADRMARTLERLTVAPSVRAVLEALLREAASALGASGAFMCWREDESVPRVLTTPGLPEDATHACGERLLEGARDIDGALLPYVTVDLERDSLLAETQEARARMGAVSLVSLPLTSSVGEGVVGVLCGIQREGWVPQEEALQRFGLHARLAGLVLEREQASVRARAEVGRAEVSRLGRFQAVTEAFGQTLTREAVAQVVLDLGLPAVGAVAGMVHLTGEGGAAAERIASVGVAEGVLEPLRALSRVGQGGAARAEAPVWLESRAAVRARSAKLAEALAGGPLRALALLPLFVEGRAFGTLAFGFERETGFSALERASIVGLSRQCGQALERARLYEREHTARLEAEALGARLSLLADASALVSGSLGWEETVSGVARLALGHFADGCAVDSYEEGVVRRLAVLHADPEKAERVLELTSFPAEQGTPSPLTRVLSSGQPRMERRRTRMTPGEGGILPVWGDSTLIITPLVARQRTLGALTFVRDAERPPFGVEDLSLAEELARRAALAMDNARLFRAARAAEEESRRSAARLHVLVQVSQLIAEAGLDLPTVLDVLARKVSEALGGGCVLQLLAEDREQLELVAAHHPDPAARGVLESSLRMNPARVGEGLSGRVVATGQTLFVPRLSAEELLGDRSPEGISFLEQYGPQSLIIVPLGARGRVLGTLGVIREARGREYTAEERALLESLAARAALAIEDARLYGAATQAVKARDELLSVAGHELKSPLNALQLQIHLLARMAKDAMSASGLAERAEKAARAGQRLGLLIDDLLDVSRISAGRLSLNREDVDLASLTRELVSRMSEELVRAGSEVRLLADAEVVGHWDRLRLEQVLVNLLSNAAKYGAGRPVTVQVEPRSVGAALLVRDEGIGVAPEDQERIFERFERTESAQHFKGLGLGLWITKRIVEAHGGSIRVESEPGRGSTFTVELPLTGVPQA, from the coding sequence ATGAAGGTGCCCGAGAGCAACCTGGCGGCCGCGGCGGACCGCATGGCGCGGACCCTGGAGCGGCTGACCGTGGCGCCGTCCGTGCGGGCGGTGCTGGAGGCGCTGCTGCGCGAGGCGGCCTCGGCACTCGGTGCGTCCGGCGCCTTCATGTGTTGGCGAGAGGACGAAAGTGTCCCTCGGGTGCTCACCACGCCGGGCCTGCCGGAGGACGCCACGCACGCGTGTGGCGAGCGGTTGCTGGAGGGGGCTCGGGACATCGACGGGGCGCTGCTGCCGTATGTGACGGTGGACCTGGAGCGGGACTCGCTCCTGGCGGAGACGCAGGAGGCTCGGGCTCGGATGGGCGCGGTGTCCCTGGTGTCGCTGCCGCTCACGTCCTCCGTGGGCGAGGGCGTCGTCGGTGTGCTGTGTGGCATCCAGCGCGAGGGGTGGGTGCCGCAGGAGGAGGCCCTCCAGCGCTTCGGCCTGCATGCGCGCCTGGCGGGGCTGGTGTTGGAGCGTGAGCAGGCGAGTGTCCGAGCGCGCGCGGAGGTGGGGCGGGCGGAGGTGTCGCGGCTGGGACGCTTCCAGGCGGTGACGGAGGCGTTTGGCCAGACGCTCACGCGCGAGGCGGTGGCGCAGGTGGTGTTGGACCTGGGCCTTCCCGCGGTGGGCGCGGTGGCGGGCATGGTGCACCTGACGGGGGAGGGAGGCGCGGCGGCGGAGCGCATCGCCTCGGTGGGGGTGGCGGAGGGCGTGCTGGAGCCGTTGCGGGCCTTGTCTCGCGTGGGGCAGGGGGGCGCCGCGCGGGCGGAGGCGCCGGTGTGGTTGGAGTCGCGGGCGGCGGTGCGGGCGCGCTCGGCGAAGCTCGCGGAGGCCCTGGCGGGTGGGCCGCTGCGGGCGCTGGCGCTGCTGCCGTTGTTCGTCGAGGGGCGCGCGTTCGGCACGCTGGCCTTCGGCTTCGAGCGGGAGACGGGCTTCTCCGCGCTGGAGCGGGCCTCCATCGTCGGGCTGTCGCGGCAGTGCGGGCAGGCGCTGGAGCGCGCGCGGCTCTATGAGCGGGAGCACACCGCGCGGCTGGAGGCGGAGGCGCTGGGGGCTCGGCTGAGCCTGCTGGCGGATGCGAGCGCGTTGGTGTCGGGCTCGCTGGGGTGGGAGGAGACGGTGTCCGGGGTGGCTCGGCTGGCGCTGGGGCACTTCGCGGATGGGTGCGCGGTGGACTCCTACGAGGAGGGCGTGGTGCGGCGGCTGGCGGTGCTGCACGCGGACCCGGAGAAGGCGGAGCGGGTGCTGGAGCTGACGAGCTTCCCGGCGGAGCAGGGGACGCCGTCGCCGCTGACGCGCGTGTTGTCGAGCGGGCAGCCCCGCATGGAGCGGCGCCGGACTCGGATGACGCCGGGCGAAGGGGGCATCCTGCCGGTGTGGGGGGACAGCACGCTCATCATCACGCCGCTGGTGGCGAGGCAGCGCACGCTGGGGGCGCTCACCTTCGTGCGGGATGCGGAGCGGCCGCCCTTTGGCGTGGAGGACTTGTCGCTGGCGGAGGAGCTGGCGCGGCGCGCGGCGCTGGCCATGGACAATGCGCGGCTGTTCCGCGCGGCGCGGGCCGCGGAGGAGGAGAGCCGGCGCAGCGCCGCGCGGTTGCATGTGCTGGTGCAGGTCAGCCAGCTCATCGCCGAGGCGGGGTTGGACCTGCCCACGGTGCTGGACGTGCTGGCGCGCAAGGTGTCCGAGGCGCTGGGCGGCGGGTGTGTGTTGCAGCTGCTGGCCGAGGACCGGGAGCAGCTGGAGCTGGTGGCGGCGCACCATCCGGACCCGGCGGCGCGCGGGGTGCTGGAGTCGTCGCTGCGGATGAATCCGGCGCGGGTGGGCGAGGGTCTGTCGGGCCGGGTGGTGGCGACGGGGCAGACGCTCTTCGTTCCTCGATTGAGCGCGGAGGAACTGCTCGGGGACCGCTCGCCCGAGGGGATTTCGTTCCTGGAGCAGTACGGGCCGCAGAGCCTCATCATCGTTCCGCTGGGTGCGCGAGGACGGGTGCTGGGCACGCTGGGCGTCATCCGCGAGGCGCGGGGACGCGAGTACACGGCGGAGGAGCGCGCGCTCCTGGAGAGCCTGGCGGCGCGGGCGGCGTTGGCCATCGAGGATGCGCGGCTGTATGGCGCGGCGACGCAGGCGGTGAAGGCGCGCGATGAGCTGCTGTCCGTCGCGGGGCACGAGCTCAAGTCGCCGCTCAACGCGCTGCAGCTGCAGATTCACCTGCTGGCGCGCATGGCGAAGGATGCGATGTCCGCCAGCGGGTTGGCCGAGCGCGCGGAGAAGGCGGCTCGCGCGGGCCAGCGGCTGGGGTTGCTCATCGACGACCTGCTGGACGTGTCGCGCATCAGCGCGGGGCGACTGAGCTTGAATCGAGAGGACGTGGACCTGGCCTCGCTGACTCGCGAGCTGGTGTCGCGCATGTCCGAGGAGCTGGTGCGCGCGGGCAGCGAGGTGCGGCTGCTCGCGGACGCGGAGGTCGTGGGCCACTGGGACCGGCTGCGGCTGGAGCAGGTGCTGGTGAACCTGCTGTCCAACGCGGCGAAGTACGGGGCGGGTCGTCCGGTGACGGTGCAGGTGGAGCCGCGCTCGGTGGGGGCGGCGCTGCTGGTGCGCGACGAGGGGATTGGCGTGGCGCCCGAGGACCAGGAGCGCATCTTCGAGCGCTTCGAGCGCACCGAGTCCGCGCAGCACTTCAAGGGCCTGGGGCTGGGGCTCTGGATCACCAAGCGCATCGTCGAGGCCCACGGCGGCAGCATCCGCGTGGAGAGCGAGCCGGGCCGAGGGTCCACCTTCACGGTGGAGCTGCCGTTGACCGGTGTGCCGCAGGCCTGA
- a CDS encoding adenylate/guanylate cyclase domain-containing protein, which produces MSASSPLFGDLLLKLGLVTPSQVQEALALQALTGQRVGEALISLGYVTREQIQDALGEALGLHHDKGPAQPALGELLVGLKYVTLAQLDEALARQRRDGRRLGEILVELGHCTYKQIYEALGLQNRIAGRQENPRPFIDGRRRVVVVDDSPLACAFVQEGLVSLGYEVLCFQDPFEALEGMSRLQPAIVLSDLEMPGLDGVELCRRLKEGPTRGLPVIILTANDREAERVRGLRAGADDYVNKSASMDELAARIESVVRRTGETERMRKLFARYTSAAVVDEILKSADAVVLTGEKREVTLLFADIRNFTGLAESLPPEQVVGVLNQVLGRLSDAVLTCGGTLDKFLGDGLMAVFGAPVARSDDALCALQCAKMMMNAMTDLRVEAEAEWAANGREGHPLVLELGVGINSGVVVAGNIGSTVRSEYTCIGDAVNVAARLCALAGPGEILVGERTRELVDANETAFEDLPPVRLKGKQQPVPLFRAL; this is translated from the coding sequence ATGAGCGCATCCAGCCCCCTCTTCGGTGACCTTCTGCTCAAGCTGGGCCTGGTCACTCCCTCGCAGGTGCAGGAGGCGCTGGCGCTGCAGGCGCTGACGGGCCAGCGGGTGGGAGAGGCCCTCATCTCGCTGGGCTACGTCACCCGGGAGCAGATTCAGGACGCGCTGGGCGAGGCCCTGGGCCTGCACCACGACAAGGGCCCCGCGCAGCCCGCGCTGGGGGAGCTCCTGGTGGGGCTCAAGTACGTGACGCTCGCGCAGCTCGACGAGGCCCTGGCCCGGCAGCGCCGCGATGGCCGCCGGCTGGGGGAAATCCTCGTGGAGCTGGGGCACTGCACCTACAAGCAGATCTACGAGGCGCTGGGCCTGCAGAACCGCATCGCCGGGCGGCAGGAGAATCCGCGCCCCTTCATCGACGGCCGCCGCCGCGTGGTGGTGGTGGATGACAGCCCGCTGGCGTGTGCCTTCGTGCAGGAGGGCCTGGTGAGCCTGGGCTACGAGGTCCTGTGCTTCCAGGACCCGTTCGAGGCGCTGGAGGGCATGAGCCGGCTTCAGCCCGCCATCGTCCTGAGCGACCTGGAGATGCCGGGCCTGGACGGCGTGGAGCTGTGCCGCCGGCTGAAGGAGGGCCCCACGCGGGGTCTGCCCGTCATCATCCTCACCGCGAATGACCGGGAGGCGGAGCGCGTGCGCGGCCTGCGCGCCGGCGCCGACGACTACGTCAACAAGTCCGCGTCCATGGACGAGCTGGCCGCGCGCATCGAGAGCGTGGTGCGGCGCACGGGCGAGACGGAGCGCATGCGCAAGCTGTTCGCGCGCTACACGTCCGCCGCGGTGGTGGATGAAATCCTCAAGAGCGCGGACGCGGTGGTGCTCACCGGTGAGAAGCGCGAGGTGACACTGCTGTTCGCGGACATCCGCAACTTCACGGGGCTGGCGGAGAGCCTCCCTCCCGAGCAGGTCGTCGGCGTGCTCAACCAGGTGCTGGGCCGGCTGTCGGACGCGGTACTGACGTGCGGCGGCACGCTGGACAAATTCCTCGGCGATGGGCTGATGGCGGTGTTCGGTGCGCCGGTGGCGCGCTCGGATGATGCGCTGTGCGCGCTGCAGTGCGCGAAGATGATGATGAACGCCATGACGGACCTGCGCGTGGAGGCGGAGGCGGAGTGGGCCGCCAACGGGCGCGAGGGCCACCCGCTGGTGCTGGAGCTGGGCGTGGGCATCAACTCGGGCGTGGTGGTGGCGGGCAACATCGGCAGCACGGTGCGCTCCGAGTACACGTGTATCGGCGACGCGGTGAACGTGGCCGCGCGGCTGTGTGCCCTCGCGGGGCCGGGGGAAATCCTGGTGGGCGAGCGCACCCGGGAGCTGGTGGACGCCAACGAGACGGCCTTCGAGGACCTGCCGCCGGTCCGCCTGAAGGGTAAGCAACAGCCCGTGCCGCTATTCCGCGCGCTTTAG